A single genomic interval of Daucus carota subsp. sativus chromosome 1, DH1 v3.0, whole genome shotgun sequence harbors:
- the LOC108204278 gene encoding ras-related protein Rab7 has translation MLTPQRSLLKVIVLGDSGVGKTSLMNKYVYNKFSQQYKATIGADFVTKELQIDDKLVTLQIWDTAGQERFHSLGVSFYRGADCCILVYDVNIHKTFETLQTWHQDFLRQADPINPELFPFVLLGNKVDVDGGNSRAVSEKVARDWCASRGNIPYFETSAKEGYNVDDAFLCVAQTALAAEHHDQDIYFQRIPTTVSEIEERRGGCAC, from the exons ATGTTGACTCCACAGAGAAGTTTACTCAAGGTCATTGTTCTTGGTGATAGTGG GGTGGGGAAGACATCTTTGATGAATAA ATATGTGTACAACAAGTTCAGTCAACAATATAAAGCAACAATTGGAGCTGATTTTGTGACAAAAGAGTTGCAAAttgatgataagctagttacTCTGCAG ATTTGGGACACGGCAGGGCAAGAGAGGTTTCACAGCCTTGGCGTCTCGTTTTATCGAGGGGCGGATTGCTGCATTCTTGTTTATGATGTTAACATACACAAGACATTCGAAACACTCCAGACCTGGCATCAAGATTTTCTTAGACAG GCtgatccgattaatcccgagTTATTTCCATTTGTGCTGCTGGGGAACAAAGTAGACGTCGATGGTGGGAACAGTCGAGCA GTCTCGGAGAAGGTAGCCAGGGACTGGTGTGCTTCCAGAGGAAATATACCGTACTTTGAGACATCGGCGAAAGAGGGCTACAATGTGGATGATGCATTCCTGTGTGTTGCGCAGACTGCACTTGCTGCAGAACACCATGATCAAGACAT TTATTTTCAAAGAATCCCTACGACGGTATCGGAAATAGAAGAACGACGGGGAGGTTGCGCATGCTAG